One window of Bacteroides sp. AN502(2024) genomic DNA carries:
- a CDS encoding TlpA family protein disulfide reductase translates to MKKQTFVTLTAAFALCTACQSPKPTETVHLKGQLVEMGTNPVIMAYNGAASMLGDSRDIPIHTDENGYFDTIITLKEPAYFNIRRNTLYLTPGDDMTVCITSHNKEATFQGIGAQANNYMKYRLFPKGGSYIEGGSNLRGSFEATRVLVDSLAEIRKKELAQLDSVSEEFKLLERARIQADVLNSYLSYYNYASIYSQFTDREAMHRQYKEFLQEVTPYAKSMYPSLIDEKFLNVAVVRDVLHNLFDEESTSWAEGLNIPARTRELYEAYKYISLLRRQANKASVDSVGTFVASMQYSDLAHELNLKVEQASQLLPGKPAFDMILTDLEGHTHHLSEFKGKVLYLDFWATWCGPCMQESPHFEALSKEYVGKDILFIPISQDTNHKAWTGYLEGHKKNLPQYNSVDNTARTNWQIFYLPRFMVIDQHFNIVDAYAPAPSDKESIKAILNTLLNP, encoded by the coding sequence ATGAAAAAACAAACATTTGTCACTCTTACAGCAGCTTTCGCCCTGTGTACCGCCTGCCAGTCGCCGAAACCGACAGAAACCGTACATCTGAAAGGACAACTTGTCGAAATGGGTACCAACCCCGTCATCATGGCGTACAATGGAGCGGCTTCCATGCTGGGCGACAGCCGGGACATCCCCATCCATACCGATGAGAACGGGTACTTCGACACAATTATTACCCTGAAAGAGCCTGCCTATTTCAACATCAGGCGCAACACGCTCTATCTGACACCGGGTGATGACATGACCGTGTGTATCACTTCCCATAACAAGGAAGCGACTTTCCAAGGTATTGGTGCCCAAGCTAACAACTATATGAAATATCGTCTGTTTCCGAAAGGAGGTTCGTATATCGAGGGCGGAAGCAACCTGCGAGGCAGCTTCGAAGCGACCCGGGTTTTGGTGGACAGTCTGGCTGAAATCAGAAAAAAAGAATTGGCACAGTTAGACAGTGTTTCCGAGGAGTTCAAACTGTTAGAAAGAGCACGTATTCAGGCCGATGTGCTAAACAGCTACCTTTCGTATTACAACTACGCAAGCATTTACTCACAATTCACTGACCGGGAAGCCATGCACCGGCAATACAAGGAGTTTTTACAGGAAGTAACGCCCTATGCCAAATCCATGTATCCGTCTCTCATAGACGAGAAATTCCTGAATGTAGCGGTCGTAAGAGATGTACTACACAATCTGTTCGATGAAGAAAGTACCTCATGGGCGGAAGGCCTGAACATTCCTGCAAGAACCCGAGAACTGTATGAAGCCTACAAATATATATCTTTGCTGCGCAGACAAGCCAACAAGGCAAGCGTTGACAGCGTGGGAACTTTTGTTGCTTCCATGCAATATTCCGATTTAGCCCACGAACTGAATCTGAAAGTGGAACAAGCGTCACAACTGCTTCCGGGAAAACCAGCGTTCGACATGATACTGACCGACTTGGAAGGACACACACACCATTTGTCGGAATTCAAGGGGAAAGTGCTGTATCTCGATTTCTGGGCAACCTGGTGCGGCCCATGCATGCAGGAATCTCCTCACTTCGAGGCATTAAGCAAAGAATATGTCGGAAAAGACATCCTGTTTATTCCCATTTCACAAGACACCAACCACAAAGCATGGACAGGTTATCTGGAAGGGCACAAGAAAAATCTGCCGCAATATAACTCGGTGGACAACACAGCCCGTACCAACTGGCAGATTTTCTACCTTCCCCGCTTTATGGTAATCGACCAACATTTCAACATTGTCGATGCATATGCCCCCGCCCCATCAGACAAGGAGAGCATCAAGGCGATTCTCAATACCTTATTGAATCCATAA
- the mce gene encoding methylmalonyl-CoA epimerase, protein MKISHIEHLGIAVKSIEEALPYYENVLGLKCYNIETVEDQKVRTAFLKVGETKIELLEPTCPESTIAKFIENKGAGVHHVAFAVEDGVANALAEAENQEIRLIDKAPRKGAEGLNIAFLHPKSTLGVLTELCEH, encoded by the coding sequence ATGAAGATTTCACACATTGAGCATCTGGGCATTGCTGTAAAAAGCATTGAAGAAGCCCTTCCTTACTACGAAAATGTATTAGGTCTGAAGTGTTACAACATTGAAACAGTGGAAGATCAGAAAGTAAGAACTGCTTTTTTAAAAGTAGGTGAAACAAAAATCGAACTGTTGGAGCCGACTTGCCCTGAAAGTACCATTGCCAAATTTATAGAAAACAAAGGTGCAGGTGTCCATCACGTTGCATTTGCTGTAGAAGATGGAGTAGCTAACGCTTTGGCAGAAGCAGAGAACCAAGAAATCCGCCTTATCGACAAAGCTCCCCGCAAGGGTGCTGAAGGTTTGAATATTGCTTTCCTTCACCCGAAATCAACTCTGGGCGTGCTCACAGAACTCTGCGAACATTAA
- a CDS encoding acyl-CoA carboxylase subunit beta: protein MSNQLEKIKELIEHRTVARIGGGEKAIAKQHEKGKYTARERLAMLLDEGSFEEMDMFVEHRCTNFGMEKKHYPGDGVVTGCGTIEGRLVYVFAQDFTVSAGSLSETMSLKICKIMDQAMKMGAPCIGINDSGGARIQEGINALAGYAEIFQRNILASGVIPQISGIFGPCAGGAVYSPALTDFTLMMEGTSYMFLTGPKVVKTVTGEDVSQENLGGASVHSTKSGVTHFTAKTEEEGFKLIRKLLSYIPQNNLEEPPYVDCTDPIDRLEDSLNDIIPDSPTKPYDMYEVIGAIVDNGEFLEIQKDYAKNIIIGFARFNGQSVGIVANQPKYLAGVLDSNASRKGARFVRFCDAFNIPIVSLVDVPGFLPGTGQEYNGVILHGAKLLYAYGEATVPKVTITLRKSYGGSHIVMSCKQLRGDMNYAWPTAEIAVMGGAGAVEVLYAREAKDHENPAQFLAEKEAEYTKLFANPYNAAKYGYIDDVIEPRNTRFRIIRALQQLQTKKLSNPAKKHGNIPL from the coding sequence ATGAGTAATCAACTTGAAAAAATTAAAGAGCTTATTGAACACCGTACCGTGGCACGTATCGGAGGCGGTGAAAAAGCAATTGCGAAGCAACATGAAAAAGGGAAATACACAGCACGCGAGCGTCTGGCTATGTTGCTTGACGAGGGTAGCTTCGAAGAAATGGACATGTTCGTTGAGCACAGATGCACGAACTTCGGTATGGAGAAAAAACATTATCCGGGCGATGGAGTAGTGACCGGCTGCGGTACAATCGAAGGACGTTTGGTATATGTATTCGCACAGGACTTCACCGTTTCTGCCGGTTCGCTGTCAGAAACAATGTCACTGAAAATCTGTAAAATCATGGATCAGGCAATGAAAATGGGTGCTCCCTGCATTGGCATCAACGACTCAGGTGGTGCACGTATTCAGGAAGGTATCAATGCTTTGGCTGGTTATGCAGAAATCTTCCAACGCAATATCCTTGCTTCCGGTGTTATCCCACAGATTTCCGGTATCTTTGGCCCTTGTGCCGGTGGTGCCGTTTATTCTCCGGCACTGACCGACTTCACGCTAATGATGGAAGGTACTTCTTATATGTTCCTCACCGGACCGAAAGTTGTGAAGACTGTAACAGGTGAAGACGTTAGCCAAGAAAACCTCGGTGGCGCGAGCGTTCACTCAACCAAATCGGGCGTGACTCATTTCACCGCTAAAACAGAAGAAGAAGGTTTCAAACTGATTCGCAAACTGTTGAGCTATATTCCTCAAAACAACCTTGAAGAACCTCCTTATGTAGATTGTACAGACCCAATCGATCGTTTGGAAGACTCTTTGAACGATATCATCCCCGACAGCCCCACTAAACCGTATGATATGTACGAAGTGATCGGTGCTATTGTGGACAACGGTGAATTCCTTGAAATCCAAAAAGATTATGCGAAGAATATCATCATCGGTTTTGCTCGTTTCAACGGACAATCGGTAGGTATCGTTGCTAATCAGCCTAAATATCTGGCTGGTGTGCTCGATAGCAATGCTTCTCGCAAGGGTGCCCGTTTCGTTCGTTTCTGCGATGCATTCAATATCCCCATCGTATCGTTAGTCGATGTACCGGGATTCCTTCCGGGAACAGGTCAGGAGTACAACGGTGTCATCCTTCATGGTGCTAAGCTGTTGTACGCTTACGGTGAAGCTACTGTGCCCAAGGTTACTATCACATTACGTAAATCCTACGGAGGTTCTCATATCGTGATGAGCTGTAAGCAACTCCGCGGTGACATGAACTATGCATGGCCGACAGCGGAAATCGCCGTAATGGGTGGTGCAGGAGCAGTAGAAGTATTGTACGCACGCGAAGCCAAAGATCATGAGAATCCTGCTCAATTCCTTGCAGAAAAAGAAGCAGAATACACCAAACTGTTTGCTAATCCTTACAATGCAGCTAAATATGGTTACATTGACGATGTGATTGAACCACGCAACACACGTTTCCGTATTATCCGTGCTTTGCAGCAATTGCAGACTAAGAAATTGAGCAATCCAGCCAAGAAGCATGGTAATATTCCGTTGTAA